Proteins from a genomic interval of Ensifer canadensis:
- a CDS encoding aminotransferase class I/II-fold pyridoxal phosphate-dependent enzyme, which translates to MSINTKTGPNGASRSLRRNTDSLIRHSRSHFDAAHFHGLMALYARPSVGRAVVLPHEGERRVVDFVRCSYLGLDNHPKIIDGAIEALINYGALHWSCARTRLNFAIIGELELALSELFDAHVIAFSTVLAANMSALPLIASGHLTGGAKPVMVFDRLAHATLAYHKGTLAGETKVETIEHNDIEALEALCKKNPAVAYICDGVYSMGGCVKLEQLRQLQDRYGLFLYFDDAHGISIFGGNGEGFARSQIDGSLGDRTIIAASLGKGFGASGGLLMLGNDHQEQLFRRFGVAHAFSASLNVAAIGAALASQALHRTPELQNLQLELQSRIALFDCLVPTQQRGSSLPIRTVEIGDELRAIAAARTLLNRGFYTSAIFFPTVQKGRAGLRICPTAGHSEGDIKAIGEAIVAVLEEFEQAGVGSNADFQR; encoded by the coding sequence ATGTCGATAAACACTAAAACCGGTCCGAACGGCGCAAGTAGGAGCCTTCGCCGGAATACCGATAGTCTCATCCGCCATTCGCGAAGCCACTTCGATGCTGCGCATTTCCATGGGCTCATGGCCCTCTATGCGCGCCCTTCAGTCGGTCGAGCTGTCGTTCTACCGCATGAAGGCGAGCGCCGTGTCGTTGATTTCGTGCGCTGCTCCTATCTAGGGCTCGATAATCATCCGAAGATTATCGATGGCGCAATCGAAGCGCTGATCAATTATGGAGCCTTGCATTGGTCTTGCGCGCGAACCCGCCTCAATTTCGCGATCATCGGCGAACTCGAGTTGGCCCTGTCAGAGTTGTTCGATGCGCACGTGATTGCGTTCAGCACTGTGCTGGCCGCAAACATGAGTGCACTTCCGTTGATCGCTTCCGGTCACCTGACAGGTGGCGCCAAGCCCGTGATGGTTTTTGACCGCCTCGCCCATGCGACGCTTGCCTATCACAAGGGAACGCTCGCTGGTGAAACCAAGGTCGAAACGATTGAGCACAATGACATCGAAGCGCTCGAGGCACTTTGTAAAAAAAATCCTGCAGTTGCCTACATTTGCGACGGCGTCTATTCCATGGGAGGTTGTGTCAAGCTCGAACAACTGCGCCAGTTGCAAGACCGTTACGGCTTGTTCCTCTATTTCGACGACGCCCACGGCATCTCCATCTTCGGAGGCAACGGCGAAGGCTTTGCCCGGTCACAGATTGACGGGTCGCTCGGTGACCGCACGATTATTGCAGCATCTCTGGGCAAGGGTTTTGGCGCCTCAGGCGGGTTGCTGATGCTCGGCAACGACCACCAGGAGCAGCTCTTTCGACGGTTCGGGGTTGCTCATGCATTTTCTGCATCTTTGAATGTAGCGGCGATCGGCGCTGCACTCGCATCCCAAGCCTTGCACCGCACGCCGGAACTCCAAAATCTGCAGCTTGAGCTGCAGTCACGCATTGCTCTGTTTGACTGCCTCGTTCCAACCCAGCAGCGCGGTTCCTCTCTGCCGATACGAACAGTCGAGATCGGTGACGAATTAAGAGCAATCGCGGCGGCGAGAACTTTGCTGAATAGAGGATTCTACACATCGGCAATTTTCTTTCCGACCGTTCAAAAAGGCCGCGCCGGATTGCGCATATGTCCGACAGCGGGACACAGCGAGGGCGATATCAAGGCAATCGGCGAAGCGATCGTTGCCGTCCTCGAAGAGTTCGAGCAAGCGGGGGTGGGCTCAAATGCTGACTTCCAACGCTAA
- a CDS encoding type IV secretion system protein VirB3 yields MSRAAAVEEDTLLLACTRPIMVAGVTMEAMAINVMLTFIVAGSIVYALVGVVLHLAFKALVKHDHNMFRVLVACIETRGRARNAVLWGGSTVTPLRLDHVLAGRI; encoded by the coding sequence ATGTCGCGCGCTGCTGCTGTTGAGGAAGACACGCTATTACTTGCTTGCACGCGTCCCATCATGGTTGCCGGGGTGACGATGGAGGCGATGGCGATCAACGTGATGCTGACGTTCATCGTCGCCGGCTCGATTGTCTATGCCCTGGTTGGCGTGGTTCTCCATCTCGCTTTCAAAGCACTCGTCAAGCACGACCATAATATGTTTCGCGTCCTCGTTGCCTGCATTGAAACGCGAGGCAGGGCGCGCAACGCGGTTCTGTGGGGAGGCTCGACTGTCACTCCCTTGCGCCTTGATCATGTTTTGGCCGGGAGGATCTAG
- a CDS encoding transglycosylase SLT domain-containing protein yields the protein MMGWRPNVCGFDPMPVLFVELAETCAPTISSEILAAVVSIESGIAPLAIRINSDYPLGAPPRDIVEAADIATRLIAEGHSVDLGLGGLSPSDLASMGMSIVDGFDPCENLKATAHLLTQYRVAADRAGFEGTELEAVTLRAYFGRGDAKIGEIVGYDRRVQIEEERLKPRLAELVLEDVTQQARSPHRAMGGGDIDPMPNEGVPPGGAVKAQEVQPLSRGGQDDWDVFASKAGSSVVVFSKQ from the coding sequence TTGATGGGGTGGCGCCCCAACGTGTGTGGTTTTGATCCGATGCCCGTCCTATTCGTCGAATTGGCTGAGACCTGCGCACCGACGATCTCAAGCGAGATCCTCGCGGCTGTCGTCAGCATTGAAAGCGGCATTGCGCCGTTGGCGATCCGTATCAACAGTGATTATCCGCTCGGCGCTCCGCCGCGCGATATCGTCGAAGCCGCCGATATTGCGACCAGGCTCATTGCCGAGGGCCATAGCGTGGATCTCGGGCTCGGGGGCCTAAGCCCGTCTGACCTTGCGAGCATGGGAATGAGCATCGTCGATGGCTTTGACCCGTGCGAGAACCTCAAGGCCACGGCGCACCTTCTGACGCAATACCGGGTCGCTGCGGACCGCGCGGGGTTCGAAGGCACAGAGCTCGAAGCCGTCACGCTGCGCGCCTACTTCGGTCGGGGCGATGCAAAGATCGGTGAGATCGTCGGATACGACCGCCGTGTTCAAATAGAAGAGGAGCGGTTGAAGCCACGCCTGGCCGAGCTCGTACTGGAAGATGTCACGCAGCAGGCACGGTCGCCGCACCGAGCAATGGGTGGCGGCGACATTGACCCAATGCCGAATGAAGGCGTCCCGCCGGGCGGAGCCGTAAAGGCACAAGAGGTTCAGCCGTTGTCCCGCGGCGGTCAGGATGACTGGGATGTATTCGCTTCGAAAGCGGGCTCTTCGGTTGTCGTTTTTTCCAAACAATAA
- a CDS encoding TrbC/VirB2 family protein: MALRSHLKPVAASILITAATTLAMMEPAFAQAAGIENVLQNIVDMLTGNIARLLAVIAIIVICISWMFGYMDLRKAGFWIIGIGGIFGATELVNTIVG, translated from the coding sequence ATGGCCTTACGATCGCATCTAAAGCCTGTTGCGGCGTCGATATTGATCACCGCAGCGACGACCTTGGCGATGATGGAACCAGCCTTCGCCCAGGCCGCTGGCATTGAAAACGTGCTTCAGAACATTGTCGATATGCTGACCGGCAATATCGCGCGCCTGCTCGCGGTCATCGCCATCATAGTCATCTGCATCTCCTGGATGTTCGGTTACATGGATCTGCGCAAGGCAGGATTTTGGATCATCGGTATCGGCGGCATCTTCGGCGCCACTGAACTGGTCAACACGATCGTCGGATGA
- a CDS encoding MarR family transcriptional regulator codes for MPTSFDARWQSITFSSLAMSEIMDNPVEGETPQARLKQLGMLSLLYTLHLANIPLTLTNITEKTGLTRGGAAEPIDQLVARGLLREGWAKNALGRGKAREFEISDTLFARLKQASSP; via the coding sequence ATGCCAACGTCATTTGACGCCCGCTGGCAGAGCATTACGTTTTCGTCGCTCGCAATGAGCGAGATCATGGACAATCCGGTAGAGGGAGAGACCCCGCAGGCTCGCCTCAAGCAGCTGGGAATGCTGAGCCTGCTTTATACCTTGCACCTGGCCAACATCCCGCTGACTCTGACAAACATCACGGAAAAGACAGGATTGACGCGGGGCGGAGCGGCAGAGCCGATCGACCAGCTGGTTGCCCGCGGCCTTTTGAGGGAAGGCTGGGCGAAGAACGCGCTCGGACGGGGCAAGGCCCGCGAATTCGAGATATCGGATACGCTCTTTGCAAGACTGAAACAGGCCAGCTCGCCTTGA